A window from Candidatus Beckwithbacteria bacterium encodes these proteins:
- the atpG gene encoding ATP synthase F1 subunit gamma gives MASSRKILSRIKSAKNISQITKAMQMVSASKMRRAQELAINGEPYSIELRRILIALLSTTTKFDHLLLKKSNNPKSLCIFVTTNKGLCGGLNTNHFRQIMRWYKEQGDVDFITVGKKGRMFANALGANILADFSELPENIDFIHTLPISRMVLDLFKDKEYGRIYISYNKFISTLSQKPLLTQFLPIDREELKDSLGLLEELTEEKEREFEPKEYLLEPNKEKIINWLLPYFAQLQLYHFLLENKASEHSARMVAMKGASENAKEIMEQLRLIYNRLRQQQITSELADIITASAVMN, from the coding sequence GTGGCCTCATCACGCAAAATCCTTTCCCGTATCAAATCTGCCAAAAATATCAGCCAAATTACTAAGGCTATGCAAATGGTATCGGCTTCAAAAATGCGCCGAGCTCAAGAGCTGGCTATCAATGGTGAACCTTATTCTATTGAGTTGCGCCGAATTTTAATTGCCTTGCTTTCTACTACTACTAAATTCGATCACTTACTATTAAAGAAAAGCAATAATCCTAAATCGTTATGTATTTTTGTGACTACTAATAAAGGTTTATGTGGTGGCCTTAATACCAATCACTTTCGCCAAATTATGCGCTGGTACAAAGAGCAAGGTGATGTTGACTTTATTACGGTTGGAAAAAAGGGGCGGATGTTTGCCAATGCTTTGGGAGCCAATATTTTAGCTGATTTCTCTGAATTACCTGAAAACATTGATTTTATTCATACTTTGCCAATTTCCCGGATGGTTTTGGATTTATTTAAAGACAAAGAATATGGCCGGATTTACATCAGCTACAACAAGTTTATTTCAACCCTATCTCAAAAACCGCTTTTAACGCAATTTTTGCCAATTGACCGTGAAGAGCTTAAAGATAGTCTTGGTCTTTTGGAAGAACTAACTGAAGAAAAAGAACGGGAATTTGAACCTAAAGAATATCTACTGGAACCTAATAAAGAGAAAATTATTAATTGGTTATTACCCTATTTTGCCCAGTTACAACTTTATCATTTTTTACTGGAAAACAAAGCTTCTGAACATTCCGCTCGGATGGTAGCTATGAAAGGAGCTTCAGAAAATGCTAAAGAAATTATGGAACAGTTGCGTTTGATTTACAATAGATTACGTCAACAGCAAATTACCAGCGAGTTGGCTGATATCATTACCGCTTCAGCGGTCATGAATTAA